Below is a window of Caballeronia insecticola DNA.
GAACATCGATCTGACACCGGAACAAGTGGCCGCGTCGATTGCCGAAACCGGCATGGGCTTCATGTTCGCGCCGAATCATCATCCGGCGATGAAGAACATCGCGCCCGTGCGCCGCGAACTCGGTGTGCGCACCATCTTCAATATTCTCGGGCCGCTGACGAATCCGGCCGGCGCGCCGAATCAGTTGCAGGGCGTGTTCCATGAAGACCTCGTCGGCATTCAGGTGCGCGTGATGCAGCGGCTCGGCGCGAAACACGTGCTCGTCGTGTACGGCAAGGACGGCATGGACGAAGTGTCGCTCGGCGCCGCGACGCGAGTCGGCGAGTTGAAGAACGGCGAAGTGACCGAGTATGAGATTCATCCGGAAGATTTCGGCCTGCAGATGGTGTCGAACCGCACGCTGAAAGTGCAGGACGCGCAGGAATCGAAGGCCATGCTGCTCGGCGCGCTGAACAACAAGGCGGGCGTCGCGCGCGAGATCGTCACATTGAATGCGGGCACCGCGCTTTATGCTGCGGATATCGTCGAGTCGATCCAGGCGGGCATGGCCGCCGCGCGCGAAGCCATTGCGAGCGGCGCGGCGCGCGAGAAGATCGAGACGCTCGTCAAGTTCACGCAGCAATTTTCGAAGAAATAACGGAATCCGACATGAGTGACATTCTGGATCGCATCATCGAGGTCAAGCGCGAGGAAATCCGCGCGGCCGAACTGAGCGCGCCGCTCGAAGAGCTGAAGCTCGAAGCGAGCACGCGCGATTTGCGCGATTTCGTCGGCGCACTTCGCGCGAAGCATGCGGCGGGGCAGGCGGCGGTCATCGCGGAAGTGAAGAAAGCGAGCCCGTCGAAGGGCGTGCTGCGCGAACACTTCGTGCCCGCGGAGATCGCACGGTCGTACGAGCAAGGCGGCGCCGCGTGTCTCTCCGTGCTCACCGACGTCCAGTTCTTCAAGGGCAGCGTCGCGTATCTGGAGGAAGCGCGCGCCGCGTGCAGCCTGCCGGTGCTGCGCAAGGACTTCATCATCGATCCGTATCAGATCATCGAAGCGCGTGCGATGGGCGCCGACTGCATTCTGCTGATCGCCGCCGCGCTCGAACTCTCGCACATGCAGGATCTCGAAGCCTACGCGCATTCGCTCGGCCTCGCGGTGCTCGTCGAAGTGCACGACGCCGATGAACTGCGCGACGCGCTCACATTGAAGACGCCGCTCATCGGCATCAACAATCGCAATCTGCGCACGTTCGAAACGACCATCGACACGACCATCGGCATGCTGGAACAGGTGCCGGACGACCGGATCGTCGTGACCGAATCGGGCATTCTGTCGCGCGTCGATGTCGAACGCCTGCGCGCGATGCGCGTGCACACCTTCCTCGTCGGCGAAGCGTTCATGCGCGCCGACGATCCGGGCGCGGAACTCGCGCGCATGTTCTTCTGATTTCATCGACGGGACCGCACTTTGGGCATCGAACGGGAACTGAAACTCGCGCTGCCGTCGTCGCAGCACGACGACGTGGCGCGCTTCTTCGACGAACGCACCGGCGCGGGCAAGCCGGTCGAGCTAGCCAATGTCTATTTCGATACGCCGGACTGCGCGCTCGCCCGCGCGAAGTCGGCGCTGCGCCTGCGTCGCACGCCGGACCAATGGCTGCAGACCTACAAGACGCTCGGTAAATCGGTCGCCGGTTTGAGCAATCGTCACGAGTGGGAGCTGCCGGTCGCGGGCGAGGCGCTCGACATCGATGCACTGCTCGCCGCCTGCGACGAAGCCCCCGCGCGCGACGCGCTGAAACAGGCCGCGCCGGCGCTGATCGCGCTGTTCAAGACCGACGTCAGGCGCATTCTGTGGGACATCGAGCGCGAGGGTTCGCAGATCGAAGTGGCGCTGGATGCGGGTGAGATCACCGCCGAGATCGACGGCAAGACGCGTCGCGAAGAAATCAGCGAACTCGAACTGGAACTGAAATCGGGCGAAGAAAGCGCGCTTTCGATGCTTGCCGCGGAGTTGCGCGGCGCGTTTCCCGAACTCACGCCGGAAGATGCGAGCAAGGCCCAGCGCGGCTATCTGTTGCGCGAGCAGCCCGAAGGCAAACTCCGCGACGCGTGAGCGCAAGGAACCGAGCGCAAGACACAGCATGAGCCGACAGCCATCTCTTTTCGCGGAGAACGAATCCGCGCAGGCCTCGAACGCATCGACCGCCGCGAATTTCACGACGCTCGAAAGCCAGTTCGACGCCCTTCCCGCCGACTGGCGCGCGCATCTGAAGCCGTTCATCGACAGCAAGCGCTACGCGACGCTGTGCGCGTTCGTCGATGCCGAGCGCGCCGCCGGCAAGACCGTCTATCCCGCCGATGTATTTCGCGCGTTGCGGCTGACGAGCCCCGGCGACGTCAAAGTCGTGATTCTTGGCCAGGACCCGTATCACGGCGAGGACAAGGGCACGCCGCAGGCACACGGGCTCGCGTTCTCGGTGCCCGCGCCGGTGCGCCCGCCGCCGTCGCTGCGCAACATCTTCAAGGAAATTCACGCGAGCCTGGGCTTTGCCGCGCCCGCGCACGGTTGTCTCGATTCGTGGGCCAAGCAAGGCGTGCTGTTGCTCAACACGTCGCTGACGGTGGAGCGTGACCGTGCAGGCAGTCACGCGAAGCGCGGCTGGGAGCAATGCACGGACACGCTGATCCACGAAATGGCGCAGCGTCACGACGGCCTCGTGTTCATGCTGTGGGGCGCGCATGCGCAGGCGAAGCGCGGCCTGATCGAAGGCACGGGTAAGGCGCATTGCGTGCTGGAGGCGGTGCATCCGTCGCCGCTGTCGGCGTATCGCGGATTTTTCGGCTGCGGGCATTTCGCGCTCGCCAACGATTATTTGACGAAGCACGGCCGCGCCGCCATCGACTGGCGGTTGCCCGCCGAACCGGAATTGCTCGCCTGAAAGCAAAAACCCCGCTGAATCGACTCCAGCGGGGTTTTTTTCTGATGCAGAGACTTATACGGCCGCGATCGCCTCGCGCGCCGACGCCAGCGCCGCGCCAGCCGCATCCGGGCCCATGTTCAGGCCTTCGGCGTAGATGAAGTTCACATCGGTCATGCCGAGGAAGGCGAGGAACGTCTTCAGGAACGGCGTCTGCGAATCGTGCGGCGTGCCCGCGTACTTGCCGCCACGCGCCGACACCACATACACCTTCTTGCCCTTCACGAGACCTTCCGGACCATTCGCGGTGTAGCTGAACGTGATGCCCGCACGCGCGATCCAGTCGAAATACGTCTTCAGTTGCGACGAGATGCCGAAGTTGTACAGCGGCGCCGCGATCACGACGATATCCGCTGCCTGCAGCTCGTCGATCAGTGCCTGGCTCTTCGCGTTGATCGCGACTTGCTCTGCCGTGCGCTGATCGGCCGGCGTGAAGAAAGCGCCGAGCGTGGCGTCGTCCAGATGCGGCAGGCTGTCGCCCAGCAGGTTACGCACGACAACCTTGGCGCCCGCGTTGGCTTGTTGCAGTTTCGCGGTCAATTCGTCGGCGAGCAGCGTCGATTGCGCGCCTTGCGAACGGGCGGCGGAGTTGATTTGCAGAATCGTCGTCATGATGGCTTCCTGTTCCTTCGTCTGGTTTCGGGCACATCGGCGCCCGGCTTAGGAAGCATTTGACGTTTTTCGGCGTCTCGAAACAAGCCGTCTCCTCGTAACGGATCGTTGCACTGGCAGAACAATCCGCCGCGTCTGCCCGGAATCAGCCTTTCAGCCAGCGTTCACGCCATTGTTTCGACGGGCCGCGTCCGTCGATGGCCGTCAGCAGATAGCGCGAGACCTCCGGTGCGTCGAGCTTCAGCTCCGTGCGACGCAGTTCGTCGCGGCGGAATGCGTGCACTTCCACCTTCGCGCCCGGCAAATAACGCGACAACAGGTTGTCGAGATTCGAGCCGGTGACGCGCATGCCGTCGATGGCGACGAGCACGTCGCCCGCCGACAATCCCGCTTTCTGCGCCGCGCTGCCGTCATGCACGACCGCGAGCGTGCAATCCGCGCCGCCGCGCACGCGGGCGCCGAGCGACGGTTTGACCGACGCGCCGTTGACCGGCAAATCGGGCGCGAGCGCAATGCCGAACGGCTCGAACAGCGCATCGAGCGGCAGATCGCGCGTGCCGCGCACGCCGTCGCGGAACAGCGCGCGCAGATCAGCGCCGGTCGCTTCGGCGAAAAGCGCCTCGACGGCGTCTTCCAGCACGCCGCGCGGCTTGCCGTAGTAGAAGTCGCGGCCGTAGCGCTGCCACAGGAGGCGCATCACGTCATCGAGCGATTTGCGGTTGTCGGTTTGCGCGCGAATCGACAGGTCGAACGCAAGCGCCACGAGCGAGCCCTTCTGGTAATAGCTGACGATCGCGTTCGGCGCGTTCTCGTCGGCGCGGTAGTACTTCACCCAGGCGTCGAACGAGCTTTGCGCGACGGTTTGCTTCAGCCGACCGCTGCCGCGCAGCACGCCGCCGATCGTCTTGCCGAGCAGACTGAAGTAATCGCCCGTGCCGATGAGCCCGCTTCTCACGAGCATCAGGTCGTCGTAATAGGACGTGAAGCCCTCGAAGAGCCACAGCAACGTCGTGTAATTTTCCTGCGACAGGTCGTACGGCGCGAACGCCGCCGGCTTGATGCGCTTCACGTTCCACGTATGGAAGTACTCGTGGCTGCACAGCCCGAGATACGTGCGATAGCCTTCGGTCGTTTCCGGGCGTCCCTGCACCGGCAGATCCGTGCGATTGCAGATCAGCGCCGTCGATGCGCGATGTTCGAGCCCGCCGTATCCATCGCTGACGGCAACCGTCATGAACACATAGCGATCGACCGGCGCTTTCTTCGTGCGCGGCTCGAACAGCGCGATCTGCGCTTCGCATACGCGCTTCAGGTCCGCGGCCAGCCGGTTCATGTCGAGATTGACGACACGTCCCGAGATCACGATGTCGTGCTTCACGCCGTGCGCGGTGAAACTGCCGAGCGCGAACTCGCCGAGCGTGACGGGATGATCGACGAGTTCGTCGTAATTTGCCGCCTCGTACGTGCCGAAACCGTAGCGCTTCGTGCCGCGCGCTTCGGCGAGCGCGGTCGCGACGCGCCAGTTGCGATACGCCCCGCCTTGCGGCGGCTCGATCTCGACGATGCACGGCGCGCCCGACTGCCCTTCCACGGCGAGAAACGTGCTCGTGCCGTTGAAGAAGCCGACGGTGTCGTCGAGATGCGCGGCGCGCACGGACATGTCCCACGCGTAGACCTCGTAGCGCAGCGTGATCGGCCCGTCGACGGGCGCGGCCTGCCACGCGTGCTTGTCGGTCTTTTCGATGGCCACCTTGCGGCCCGCCGCGTTGAACGCCTGCAACGTCACGATATTGCGCGCGAACTCGCGGATCATGTAGCTGCCCGGAATCCACACCGGCAGCATGAAGCGCTGCCCGGCGGGATCGGGAACGGCCACGGTGAGCGTCACTTCGAAGAGATGCGCGGCGGGATTTTTCGGGACGATGCTATAGCGTACGGGCTGCATCGGTTGAACGAGTTCAGTCATCGCGATGTCCTTTTTCTTGTTCCGGGCACAAACTGGCGCGCCCGGGTTCTGGCTTGTGTTGTCTTGTTACTCGGCGCATTGCTTGGCGCATTACTTGGCGCTTTACTTGGCACACCACGCGGCGCTTTCGCAAAAACGGCGCGGCAAAAACGCGAGAGGCGCATGGCGCGCCTCCCCCTTTTTCGCTCCGCGCTCAGTGCGCGGCGGACAATTCCTTTTCCAGCCGGTCGGCGGGTATGGCGCCCGGCAGACGCCGGCCATCGGCGAGGAACACGGTCGGCGTGCCGGTGACGTTCATCGAACGGCCGAGCTTTAAATTTTTGTCGATGGCGGTCGTGTCGCAATTGGCGGCGGTGGTCGGCGCCTTGTGATCGAGCATCCAGCCTTCCCACGACATACCGCGATCTTTCGCGCACCAGATCGATTTCGACTTGACCGTCGAATCCGGCGAGAGCACCGGATACAGGAAGGTGTAGACGGTCACGTTGTCGATGGACTTGAGCGTCGATTCGAGTTGCTTGCAGTACGGACAGTTCGGATCGGAGAACACGGCGATCTTGCGGCTGCCGTTGCCCTTCACGACCTTCACCGCGTTTTCGAGCGGCAGCTTCGCGAAGTCGATCTTGTTGGTTTCCGCGAGCCGCGCTTCGGTGAGATTCTTGCTGCTGCGCGTATCGACGAGATCGCCGATCAGCACGTAATTGCCGGTCGCGTCGCTGTAGACGATCTGCGAGCCGAGATTCACTTCGTAGAGGCCGGGAACCGGCGTCTTCTCGATGCTCTTGATGGTGGCGTCGCCCATGCGCGCTTCGAGCGCCGACTTGATCTTGTCGGTAGTCTGGTCGGCC
It encodes the following:
- the trpD gene encoding anthranilate phosphoribosyltransferase; translation: MTITAQEALQRTIEHREIFHDEMLHLMRQIMRGEMSPVMSAAIITGLRVKKETIGEIAAAATVMREFANHVEVEDNSNFVDIVGTGGDGSHTFNISTASMFVAAAAGAKVAKHGNRGVSSKSGSADVLEALGVNIDLTPEQVAASIAETGMGFMFAPNHHPAMKNIAPVRRELGVRTIFNILGPLTNPAGAPNQLQGVFHEDLVGIQVRVMQRLGAKHVLVVYGKDGMDEVSLGAATRVGELKNGEVTEYEIHPEDFGLQMVSNRTLKVQDAQESKAMLLGALNNKAGVAREIVTLNAGTALYAADIVESIQAGMAAAREAIASGAAREKIETLVKFTQQFSKK
- the trpC gene encoding indole-3-glycerol phosphate synthase TrpC; translation: MSDILDRIIEVKREEIRAAELSAPLEELKLEASTRDLRDFVGALRAKHAAGQAAVIAEVKKASPSKGVLREHFVPAEIARSYEQGGAACLSVLTDVQFFKGSVAYLEEARAACSLPVLRKDFIIDPYQIIEARAMGADCILLIAAALELSHMQDLEAYAHSLGLAVLVEVHDADELRDALTLKTPLIGINNRNLRTFETTIDTTIGMLEQVPDDRIVVTESGILSRVDVERLRAMRVHTFLVGEAFMRADDPGAELARMFF
- a CDS encoding CYTH domain-containing protein — translated: MGIERELKLALPSSQHDDVARFFDERTGAGKPVELANVYFDTPDCALARAKSALRLRRTPDQWLQTYKTLGKSVAGLSNRHEWELPVAGEALDIDALLAACDEAPARDALKQAAPALIALFKTDVRRILWDIEREGSQIEVALDAGEITAEIDGKTRREEISELELELKSGEESALSMLAAELRGAFPELTPEDASKAQRGYLLREQPEGKLRDA
- a CDS encoding uracil-DNA glycosylase, producing the protein MSRQPSLFAENESAQASNASTAANFTTLESQFDALPADWRAHLKPFIDSKRYATLCAFVDAERAAGKTVYPADVFRALRLTSPGDVKVVILGQDPYHGEDKGTPQAHGLAFSVPAPVRPPPSLRNIFKEIHASLGFAAPAHGCLDSWAKQGVLLLNTSLTVERDRAGSHAKRGWEQCTDTLIHEMAQRHDGLVFMLWGAHAQAKRGLIEGTGKAHCVLEAVHPSPLSAYRGFFGCGHFALANDYLTKHGRAAIDWRLPAEPELLA
- a CDS encoding FMN-dependent NADH-azoreductase yields the protein MTTILQINSAARSQGAQSTLLADELTAKLQQANAGAKVVVRNLLGDSLPHLDDATLGAFFTPADQRTAEQVAINAKSQALIDELQAADIVVIAAPLYNFGISSQLKTYFDWIARAGITFSYTANGPEGLVKGKKVYVVSARGGKYAGTPHDSQTPFLKTFLAFLGMTDVNFIYAEGLNMGPDAAGAALASAREAIAAV
- a CDS encoding M61 family metallopeptidase; this translates as MQPVRYSIVPKNPAAHLFEVTLTVAVPDPAGQRFMLPVWIPGSYMIREFARNIVTLQAFNAAGRKVAIEKTDKHAWQAAPVDGPITLRYEVYAWDMSVRAAHLDDTVGFFNGTSTFLAVEGQSGAPCIVEIEPPQGGAYRNWRVATALAEARGTKRYGFGTYEAANYDELVDHPVTLGEFALGSFTAHGVKHDIVISGRVVNLDMNRLAADLKRVCEAQIALFEPRTKKAPVDRYVFMTVAVSDGYGGLEHRASTALICNRTDLPVQGRPETTEGYRTYLGLCSHEYFHTWNVKRIKPAAFAPYDLSQENYTTLLWLFEGFTSYYDDLMLVRSGLIGTGDYFSLLGKTIGGVLRGSGRLKQTVAQSSFDAWVKYYRADENAPNAIVSYYQKGSLVALAFDLSIRAQTDNRKSLDDVMRLLWQRYGRDFYYGKPRGVLEDAVEALFAEATGADLRALFRDGVRGTRDLPLDALFEPFGIALAPDLPVNGASVKPSLGARVRGGADCTLAVVHDGSAAQKAGLSAGDVLVAIDGMRVTGSNLDNLLSRYLPGAKVEVHAFRRDELRRTELKLDAPEVSRYLLTAIDGRGPSKQWRERWLKG
- a CDS encoding DsbC family protein → MKTIYRFALTTAAALAVTLGLGCSAQADQTTDKIKSALEARMGDATIKSIEKTPVPGLYEVNLGSQIVYSDATGNYVLIGDLVDTRSSKNLTEARLAETNKIDFAKLPLENAVKVVKGNGSRKIAVFSDPNCPYCKQLESTLKSIDNVTVYTFLYPVLSPDSTVKSKSIWCAKDRGMSWEGWMLDHKAPTTAANCDTTAIDKNLKLGRSMNVTGTPTVFLADGRRLPGAIPADRLEKELSAAH